Proteins encoded in a region of the Planctomycetota bacterium genome:
- a CDS encoding BamA/TamA family outer membrane protein — protein MPVSTRMLNFMASSVVCVGLLLAVRHEVRAQGGYGTPFQPPAGYGGQGQGYGGSGYGMPGQNQPASAVGDLPPTSYAPNEPSLRDRQGLGGNSASSQATETPDDGRPSVGPIVPPTSDSAVPRRDETVADVRVFGNHGVPIIKITPHIKTRAGRPYDPHQVSDDVRRLLQTRAFVTVDIKYQRTPEGGLIIIYQVVERPTLRYVRYVGNKVKERHLIKQSGLSAGDALDPYMVTEARKKIEEYYHNKGYTRARVTIVEGDKAGDRGAIFLINEGEKQRIWDVEFEGNQIATDARLKTQIKSKKPLLWIFKGELDRQKIDEDVDRLKTYYRGLGFFKARIGRELEFNDKHNWVTIRYVIDEGPRFKVNNVSLVGNTKFSLDDLNKDLRLKAGNYFDQGTMTGDIFAVKDKYGHIGYIYSDVEPELRFLEEPGTLDLVYHLEEGARYRIGRIEVRIHGDNPRTRRHTVMNRVSVRPGQIADIRMLRDSERRLKGSGLFMNKPAEGIEPKLTWGKPMDDMGGGGPGGQDGSASNNGPNGTGGPGGRTAHGGRGGYRGQSPDDDEEVWRPEPGCTDKVINVVVDGVWFDEPETVKGPVIVRAQSPQQGAFDDFSRRPMAASTAPATNNQGYPSSPYTAAAPTANAVQPAAYNQPYQAAPAYAQAPAPQRTNIPQGYPAAPTAAPAYQPPTNQLPAYQPPTATQAVYQAPMAGPANPYGSSAPTNATSTAVYAPAGQVPMGRTDPTAVQSAYSPAVQQVQYQQPGSNLAPTPYTGSAPVAPPPGYDTPGQLNPDGARNPIFGPVAPNPYQEQDQEVPVFIDVTEAQTGRVMVGAGVNSSSGLVGQITLDEQNFDIRRVPTSWEDIRSGTAFRGAGQQLRIQAMPGTQLSYYTATFREPYFLDTLVSFSLSGQFFNRYFQYWSEQRGGGTMGLGYQFTPDLQGQMKLRAESITVYNPTSPTPPELAAVLGTSELYTLRWDLIHDTRDSPFLPTQGHYINFAYEQAFAQFVYPRFTIDARQHFLLKQRADRSGRQTLTFMTNMGFTGDNTPMYENFFAGGYQTLRGFYFRGASPTDLGVQVGGKFMWVNTVEYMFPITSDDMIRGVAFCDFGTVEPTTEIRRSDFRVSPGLGLRLTIPAMGPAPIAVDFAAPITYMQGDMIQNVSFFVGAMR, from the coding sequence TCGGGCTACTGCTCGCCGTCCGGCATGAAGTGCGCGCGCAAGGTGGCTATGGCACGCCGTTCCAACCGCCCGCCGGCTATGGCGGGCAGGGACAGGGCTACGGTGGCTCAGGCTACGGTATGCCAGGACAAAACCAGCCGGCGAGCGCCGTCGGTGATTTGCCCCCGACGTCGTACGCCCCGAACGAGCCGTCGCTGCGCGATCGGCAAGGGCTGGGTGGCAATTCAGCTAGCTCCCAAGCCACGGAAACACCCGATGACGGCCGCCCCAGTGTGGGACCGATCGTCCCGCCGACGTCCGATAGCGCGGTGCCACGCCGCGACGAGACGGTGGCCGACGTTCGCGTGTTCGGCAATCACGGCGTGCCGATCATCAAGATCACGCCCCACATCAAGACACGCGCCGGCCGGCCCTACGACCCACACCAGGTCAGCGACGACGTTCGCCGGTTGCTGCAAACGCGCGCGTTCGTGACCGTCGACATCAAGTACCAGCGCACGCCCGAAGGGGGCCTGATCATCATCTACCAGGTGGTCGAGCGGCCCACGCTGCGTTACGTCCGTTACGTCGGCAACAAGGTCAAGGAACGGCACCTGATCAAGCAATCGGGCCTGTCGGCCGGCGACGCGCTGGACCCGTACATGGTCACCGAAGCCCGTAAGAAAATCGAAGAGTACTACCATAACAAGGGGTACACGCGGGCGCGCGTCACGATCGTCGAAGGTGACAAGGCCGGCGACCGAGGCGCGATCTTTCTGATTAACGAAGGCGAAAAGCAGCGCATCTGGGACGTCGAGTTCGAAGGCAACCAGATCGCCACCGACGCCCGCTTGAAAACCCAAATCAAGTCCAAGAAGCCACTGCTGTGGATCTTCAAGGGAGAACTGGATCGCCAGAAGATCGACGAGGACGTTGATCGCCTGAAGACCTACTATCGCGGCCTGGGTTTCTTCAAGGCCCGCATCGGCCGCGAATTGGAATTCAACGACAAGCACAATTGGGTCACGATCCGCTACGTCATCGACGAAGGCCCGCGCTTCAAGGTCAACAATGTTTCGCTGGTCGGCAACACGAAGTTCTCGCTCGACGACTTGAACAAAGATCTGCGACTGAAGGCCGGCAATTACTTTGACCAAGGGACGATGACCGGCGACATTTTCGCCGTCAAGGACAAGTACGGCCACATCGGCTACATCTACTCCGACGTGGAACCCGAGCTGCGATTCTTGGAAGAACCAGGCACGTTGGATCTGGTCTATCACTTGGAAGAAGGCGCCCGCTACCGGATCGGAAGGATCGAGGTCCGCATCCACGGCGACAATCCGCGCACCCGCCGTCATACCGTGATGAACCGCGTCTCGGTTCGACCGGGGCAGATCGCCGACATCCGCATGCTGCGTGACAGCGAACGCCGCCTGAAAGGCTCGGGCTTGTTCATGAACAAGCCGGCCGAAGGGATCGAGCCGAAGCTCACCTGGGGCAAGCCGATGGACGACATGGGCGGTGGCGGCCCCGGCGGTCAGGATGGCAGCGCATCGAACAATGGCCCTAACGGCACCGGCGGCCCTGGTGGTCGCACCGCGCACGGCGGCCGCGGCGGCTATCGTGGACAAAGCCCGGACGATGACGAAGAAGTCTGGCGACCCGAGCCGGGTTGCACTGACAAGGTGATCAACGTGGTCGTTGACGGCGTCTGGTTCGACGAGCCAGAAACGGTGAAGGGGCCCGTGATTGTCCGCGCTCAAAGCCCGCAACAGGGGGCGTTCGACGACTTCTCGCGGCGTCCGATGGCGGCATCGACCGCGCCGGCTACGAACAATCAAGGATATCCTTCGTCGCCATACACGGCGGCCGCACCGACCGCCAACGCGGTACAGCCAGCGGCCTATAACCAGCCGTACCAGGCAGCGCCAGCTTACGCGCAAGCCCCCGCGCCGCAGCGCACCAACATTCCGCAAGGTTATCCCGCCGCGCCGACAGCGGCGCCGGCGTATCAACCGCCGACGAATCAATTGCCGGCCTACCAGCCACCGACCGCGACCCAAGCGGTTTACCAGGCTCCCATGGCCGGGCCGGCGAACCCCTATGGCAGCTCGGCGCCGACCAATGCGACGTCAACCGCGGTCTATGCGCCGGCCGGCCAGGTTCCGATGGGACGCACCGATCCGACCGCCGTGCAGAGCGCCTACAGCCCGGCCGTGCAACAAGTCCAGTATCAGCAACCGGGCTCGAACCTGGCCCCCACGCCTTACACTGGCTCGGCTCCGGTCGCGCCGCCGCCAGGTTATGACACGCCAGGACAATTGAACCCCGATGGCGCGCGGAATCCGATCTTTGGCCCGGTTGCGCCGAACCCGTACCAGGAGCAAGACCAGGAAGTTCCCGTCTTTATCGATGTGACCGAAGCTCAGACGGGCCGCGTGATGGTCGGCGCCGGCGTCAATTCGAGCTCGGGTCTGGTCGGCCAGATCACGCTCGATGAACAAAACTTTGACATCCGCCGCGTTCCAACCAGTTGGGAAGACATTCGCAGCGGCACCGCTTTCCGCGGCGCCGGCCAGCAGTTGCGCATCCAGGCCATGCCTGGCACCCAGTTGTCGTACTACACCGCGACGTTCCGCGAGCCGTACTTTCTCGACACGCTGGTCAGCTTTTCGCTCAGCGGGCAGTTCTTCAACCGGTATTTCCAATACTGGTCGGAACAGCGCGGCGGCGGCACGATGGGCCTGGGCTATCAATTCACGCCTGACTTGCAAGGACAGATGAAGCTGCGTGCCGAGAGCATTACGGTTTACAACCCGACGTCGCCGACGCCACCCGAGTTGGCCGCGGTGCTCGGGACGAGCGAACTGTATACGTTGCGTTGGGACTTGATCCACGACACCCGTGACAGTCCGTTCCTGCCGACCCAGGGGCACTATATTAACTTCGCTTACGAGCAGGCGTTTGCCCAGTTCGTCTATCCGCGGTTTACGATCGACGCGCGGCAGCACTTCCTGCTCAAGCAACGCGCCGACCGTTCGGGCCGCCAGACGTTGACGTTCATGACCAACATGGGCTTCACCGGCGACAACACACCGATGTACGAGAACTTTTTCGCCGGTGGTTACCAGACGTTGCGCGGCTTCTACTTTCGCGGCGCGTCACCGACCGACTTGGGCGTGCAGGTCGGTGGTAAGTTCATGTGGGTGAACACCGTCGAATACATGTTTCCGATCACCTCCGATGACATGATCCGCGGCGTCGCGTTCTGCGACTTTGGCACCGTCGAACCGACGACCGAGATTCGCCGCAGCGACTTCCGCGTGTCACCCGGTCTGGGCCTTCGCTTGACGATACCGGCCATGGGTCCGGCGCCAATCGCCGTCGACTTCGCCGCGCCCATCACCTATATGCAGGGCGACATGATCCAGAACGTCAGCTTCTTCGTCGGCGCGATGCGGTAG